A genomic segment from Verrucomicrobiia bacterium encodes:
- a CDS encoding citrate/2-methylcitrate synthase yields MAPSPYHVRNMIPFWRKEPLDEKELKLWSEVMRAHHFSTFRNNPSAVVIAQAAAGSQDYLRALSAGLNCFGGPHGPIPQTVSLLSQPDPAGMAVQMLELKMKVPGWGSSFTEARDPIWEKVRNLLAEHWTDANLKLEQVTHVLHSAGKNIYPNPSAYTATTAIVLGIPAPLSPMILVAGRLMAWSDLIYRQL; encoded by the coding sequence GTGGCTCCGTCGCCATATCATGTTAGGAACATGATCCCGTTTTGGAGAAAGGAGCCACTCGATGAAAAGGAGTTAAAACTCTGGTCGGAGGTGATGCGCGCGCACCACTTCTCGACGTTTCGGAACAATCCGAGCGCCGTAGTGATCGCACAAGCCGCCGCGGGCTCTCAAGACTACTTGAGGGCTCTTTCAGCCGGGCTGAACTGTTTTGGCGGACCCCATGGGCCAATCCCGCAGACCGTATCGCTGTTGAGCCAGCCGGACCCCGCAGGTATGGCCGTCCAGATGTTGGAGCTGAAAATGAAAGTGCCCGGATGGGGGTCTTCATTCACCGAGGCGCGAGACCCGATTTGGGAGAAGGTCAGAAACCTGTTGGCAGAGCATTGGACCGACGCAAACTTGAAACTTGAGCAAGTTACTCATGTATTACACTCGGCCGGGAAGAACATCTACCCGAACCCGTCTGCATACACGGCGACGACCGCGATTGTGCTCGGGATTCCGGCACCGCTGTCGCCCATGATTTTGGTGGCCGGACGACTTATGGCGTGGTCCGATCTGATTTACAGGCAACTTTGA
- a CDS encoding LamG domain-containing protein, translating into MSFFSVVSGSRRRTSASIDLVSNLTAHWTLDNTLSDSSGGGRTLATGTVSPTFETPGRVGTHHAKLVAASSQYFRANDWFYSDVFTISIWAFPETVDGNGRSLIIKRNSAGFTAGTAEWALSNTSTALTYFCHDASAVNAVVLTGPSLPVNTWSHVVVVQRGNGNPASLYINGVEVDSQTQVAAMRDTASQVSLGVRSNNDNNRYWNGRLDDARVYIRALNSAEVSALAAMGTPMSMIRETYGGTAATSNLGSSGTQYKASKFTPASSYILEKVEGLIYANGTPSGTITGFVWADNAGVPGTILATSTNTVDGSGITTSTSGDWYAFEFSGVALTSGTPYWFGYGSSTVNGSNFYRILCGNAGTGDIREGTNPPLTNVSSRAHAIRIYASS; encoded by the coding sequence ATGAGTTTTTTCAGCGTAGTAAGCGGGTCGCGACGGCGAACGTCGGCTTCTATCGATCTGGTCAGCAATTTGACGGCGCATTGGACGTTGGACAATACGCTCAGTGACTCTTCAGGAGGTGGAAGGACGCTTGCAACTGGGACCGTCAGCCCAACCTTCGAAACCCCTGGGCGAGTTGGGACCCATCATGCCAAGCTCGTCGCTGCTTCTTCGCAGTATTTTCGAGCCAACGATTGGTTTTATTCTGACGTGTTTACGATCTCGATTTGGGCGTTCCCCGAAACGGTTGATGGGAATGGTCGGTCCCTGATTATCAAGAGAAACTCTGCTGGATTCACGGCAGGGACTGCAGAGTGGGCGCTCAGCAACACCTCAACGGCGCTTACCTATTTTTGCCACGATGCGTCGGCGGTGAACGCCGTTGTCCTTACTGGCCCATCATTGCCCGTGAACACATGGTCCCACGTTGTCGTTGTCCAGCGCGGGAATGGCAATCCTGCTTCGCTTTACATAAACGGTGTGGAGGTGGATTCGCAAACGCAAGTCGCCGCAATGAGGGACACGGCCTCGCAGGTTTCCCTCGGGGTGCGCTCAAATAACGACAACAACCGCTATTGGAACGGGCGATTGGACGATGCGCGAGTCTATATCCGCGCTCTGAACAGTGCGGAGGTGTCCGCTCTCGCCGCTATGGGGACGCCGATGAGCATGATCCGCGAAACCTACGGAGGCACAGCAGCCACCAGCAACCTGGGTTCTTCGGGAACGCAATACAAAGCTTCAAAGTTCACACCAGCCAGCAGCTACATCCTCGAAAAGGTGGAGGGGCTGATTTATGCAAATGGCACTCCCTCAGGGACAATTACAGGTTTCGTTTGGGCGGATAACGCGGGCGTTCCGGGCACGATACTGGCGACGAGCACCAACACCGTTGACGGGAGCGGGATTACGACCTCCACCAGTGGGGACTGGTATGCCTTTGAGTTCAGCGGGGTTGCTTTGACATCCGGCACACCATACTGGTTTGGCTACGGTTCCTCCACTGTGAACGGTTCCAACTTCTACCGCATTTTGTGTGGCAATGCAGGGACCGGGGACATCCGCGAAGGAACCAATCCTCCGTTGACCAACGTCAGCAGCCGCGCTCACGCCATTCGCATTTACGCTTCCTCCTAA
- a CDS encoding sialidase family protein, with protein MSNFRWDKYPQADQPASGDAIVVGQPGPGGSGIERQVSTSDFAAWSAAQHPDVRPGGRVFTPNIQASLPQDKAFMGFPMLAAHPDGTLYCLYGENTMGQTATATLDARMVKSTDGGKTWSAAWTVFSAANRFHNKSFGITREGKFILLLQQGQLVGGAYVVETRKLSCLTSWNGIDWIEEFVFSDSQFESAVGLIVLWGRVEQVGNTLVAAAYNQSASTTSRAYCLKSVDNGKTWTAHLVNNATLNGLASENFIIPLNEQVYFLLARNAANNTLVTGLSTDAGLNWSFKGSILTYTDNASAGFDNAVPVITRADYGGALTVLYGRRVDGKLLMASDFLTNAISPTTPNPLPISKNWLDTGLKINTAVTGEGGYVSALCLADSGEIFIAYYDYAASTGTIKFAVLNPAPPTRQTLAFFPQVTGAPNAVPVAADFGTEPGTRYIIKNVAGVLMCYWYNGTTVSSKQLAP; from the coding sequence ATGAGCAACTTTCGATGGGACAAATATCCGCAAGCCGACCAACCGGCGAGCGGAGACGCGATTGTGGTCGGTCAACCAGGGCCTGGCGGCTCCGGTATTGAGCGACAAGTATCAACATCTGACTTCGCGGCCTGGTCCGCGGCGCAGCACCCAGACGTGCGGCCCGGAGGCCGTGTTTTCACGCCAAACATCCAGGCGAGCCTGCCTCAAGACAAAGCATTCATGGGTTTCCCCATGTTGGCAGCACATCCGGATGGAACGCTGTATTGCCTATACGGCGAGAACACGATGGGCCAGACCGCTACCGCTACCCTCGACGCGAGAATGGTGAAGTCGACAGACGGCGGCAAGACATGGTCCGCGGCCTGGACGGTTTTTTCTGCCGCGAACCGATTCCACAACAAGTCGTTCGGCATTACTCGGGAGGGTAAGTTTATCCTCTTGTTGCAGCAGGGCCAGTTGGTGGGAGGTGCCTACGTCGTGGAAACTCGGAAGCTGTCCTGTCTCACGTCGTGGAACGGGATTGATTGGATTGAAGAGTTTGTCTTCTCTGACAGTCAATTCGAGAGTGCCGTTGGTTTGATCGTGCTTTGGGGCCGAGTCGAGCAGGTCGGCAATACCTTGGTAGCGGCGGCTTACAATCAGTCTGCGTCGACTACTTCCAGGGCTTACTGCCTGAAGTCGGTGGACAACGGCAAGACTTGGACGGCGCATCTCGTAAACAACGCAACTCTCAACGGACTGGCGTCTGAGAACTTCATCATCCCGTTGAACGAGCAGGTATATTTTCTACTCGCCCGTAACGCCGCGAATAACACCCTCGTGACCGGACTCAGCACTGATGCAGGGCTCAACTGGAGCTTCAAGGGCTCAATCCTGACCTACACGGACAACGCTTCAGCCGGTTTCGACAATGCGGTGCCTGTGATTACCCGAGCTGACTATGGCGGAGCTCTGACGGTGCTTTACGGTCGCCGCGTGGACGGCAAGCTGCTCATGGCAAGTGATTTCCTCACGAATGCGATCTCACCGACCACGCCTAATCCGCTGCCTATCAGCAAAAACTGGCTGGATACGGGTCTGAAGATCAACACTGCAGTGACCGGCGAAGGAGGCTACGTATCGGCTCTCTGTCTGGCGGACAGTGGTGAGATTTTCATCGCTTACTACGACTACGCGGCCAGCACGGGAACCATCAAGTTCGCGGTCCTCAACCCAGCTCCGCCGACGCGGCAAACACTTGCGTTTTTCCCGCAAGTAACGGGCGCTCCCAACGCAGTCCCAGTCGCGGCGGACTTTGGGACGGAGCCTGGAACTCGCTACATCATCAAGAACGTGGCAGGGGTGCTCATGTGTTACTGGTATAACGGCACGACCGTTTCGTCAAAACAGCTCGCGCCGTAA